TTTTTCGCCATGGATCCCCTCCATCGACAGAAAATATCACATTACAAAAGCGGTTGTTTACCAACGGCTGTCAAATTGATTTGCACTCAGCGCCAAAAGGCACCAACCACATAAAAAAGATACTCCACCAACGGGAGTGATCAATCCCAGTCCGTTGATTTGACTGAGAACTAATGTGTATAAGCTACCAGAAAAGAGAATGATCCCAACAAAGAACAACAGGCCTGCTGTGCGAACCCGACGAGCATCCGGCCAGAGTTTGACACACAACGCGACCAGCAGCAGCGCAAGAGCATGATACATCTGATAATCGACAGCTTTCTCCCACGTGATCAACAGTTCAGGGCTGACCCGCTGTCTTAAGCCATGAGCGCCAAAAGCCCCCAGCGCCACAGAGAGAAAAGCATTTATACAGCCAAGGACAAAAAATAACTTCATACAGAACAACTCCATCGGCTAAGGAAGATTAACGGGTCAGAGTACGAAGAGACACATCTCCTTCTTTTTGAACAGTGATCGACGGTGTCAGCCAACCTAGATCGAGTTTGGCTCGCAACCTGTAGGTGAATTGCTCTCGCGGCTGACGCGCTAACTGAGAAATAAGATCAAGACTGTTAAGTAAATTCGCAGTAACCGTCAGGGAAATTTCCTGCTCGGAATATCCAGCAATGACAGGAATATCCGCTTTGACGCCACTCAGTAAAGAGATATCTTCAATTTCAATCACATAGCTCAAGCCATTGAGCTCAAGAGCTTGGCGGTTGTGATTGATAATATTAAGAGAAATTGCAAAGCGAGGAGCCAAGCCCTGGCTTTCAACAACGGAAAAACGCGTTACTTGAATCGTCGGGGTTTCAAAACCGGGGCGCATCCAGGCACAGGAACATAACGATATCGCCAGGAGTATCAAGACAAAGTTTTTTGCCACCTCAATTCCCTTTCGAAAAAGTTCACGCCCTCATTGTTAACCTGAATTGCCAATAATTACAATGATCTGTTGCCAAAACAGTGCAGAAATACTTTCACAAGGTTTTTTGGTATACTTAGAAGGAAATCCGTCAGGCTGTCCAAAAACAGTTTACACCCATGGAGGGGTGAGATAA
This is a stretch of genomic DNA from uncultured Desulfuromonas sp.. It encodes these proteins:
- a CDS encoding LEA type 2 family protein; its protein translation is MAKNFVLILLAISLCSCAWMRPGFETPTIQVTRFSVVESQGLAPRFAISLNIINHNRQALELNGLSYVIEIEDISLLSGVKADIPVIAGYSEQEISLTVTANLLNSLDLISQLARQPREQFTYRLRAKLDLGWLTPSITVQKEGDVSLRTLTR
- a CDS encoding DUF423 domain-containing protein; amino-acid sequence: MKLFFVLGCINAFLSVALGAFGAHGLRQRVSPELLITWEKAVDYQMYHALALLLVALCVKLWPDARRVRTAGLLFFVGIILFSGSLYTLVLSQINGLGLITPVGGVSFLCGWCLLALSANQFDSRW